A single window of Syntrophotalea acetylenica DNA harbors:
- a CDS encoding F0F1 ATP synthase subunit gamma has product MPALQQLQRKIRSAADLHMVVRTMKALAAVSIRQYEDAVRALDGYYEAVELGLRAVLRDHPLAGCAPQSVATVALILGSDQGMAGRFNEAMLDFAVDWLRRDGNRQETAECWVAGEKAAGGAEERFGKVDAFFVLPTSVQGIAAIVQEVLLRYEKRNTQGLCRLLLFHNRPLAAAAYEQQCRLLMPPDENWLRQMAGQRWPGRCLPMVPAPWQEAFPALISEYLFVTLFRGFATSLAAENAARLAAMQRAEKNIEELQANLQARYHTLRQTVITEELFDIISGFEALGGAQGPMAKAKKTTT; this is encoded by the coding sequence ATGCCGGCGCTGCAGCAGCTGCAACGTAAAATTCGAAGCGCCGCCGACCTGCACATGGTGGTGCGTACCATGAAAGCGCTGGCGGCGGTCAGCATCCGCCAGTACGAGGATGCGGTGCGCGCTCTGGATGGTTATTACGAAGCGGTGGAACTGGGGCTGCGGGCGGTGCTGCGGGATCATCCGCTGGCGGGTTGCGCGCCGCAGAGTGTTGCTACCGTGGCGCTGATTCTAGGTTCGGATCAGGGTATGGCCGGCCGTTTCAACGAAGCCATGCTTGACTTCGCCGTCGATTGGCTGCGACGCGACGGCAACCGCCAGGAAACGGCGGAATGCTGGGTTGCCGGCGAAAAGGCCGCCGGTGGCGCCGAGGAGAGGTTCGGAAAGGTCGACGCCTTTTTCGTCCTGCCGACCTCAGTGCAGGGCATTGCCGCCATTGTGCAGGAGGTTCTTTTGCGCTACGAAAAGCGCAACACGCAGGGGCTCTGCCGGCTGCTGCTGTTTCACAACCGGCCCCTCGCCGCTGCCGCCTATGAACAGCAGTGCCGGCTGCTGATGCCGCCAGACGAAAACTGGTTGCGGCAGATGGCCGGGCAGAGATGGCCGGGGCGCTGCCTGCCCATGGTTCCGGCACCCTGGCAGGAGGCCTTCCCAGCGCTGATCAGCGAGTACCTGTTCGTGACGCTGTTTCGCGGCTTTGCTACCTCGCTGGCGGCGGAAAATGCGGCACGGCTTGCCGCCATGCAGCGGGCCGAAAAAAATATCGAGGAACTTCAGGCAAATCTGCAGGCCCGCTACCACACCTTGCGTCAGACGGTGATAACCGAGGAGCTGTTCGATATCATTTCCGGATTCGAGGCCCTGGGTGGTGCCCAGGGCCCCATGGCGAAAGCCAAAAAAACGACTACTTGA
- a CDS encoding alternate F1F0 ATPase, F1 subunit alpha: MKSSPSLTALLGSTFDALDRALEEFSPELVLQHVGWVEYVGKGIALVGGLTGVQCEELLAFPGNLVGLALDVQEQRVGVVLLGDYGHLQAGDEVRRTGRVFDVPVGEGLIGRIVDPVGRSLDGVKTVAFQRRLAVERPAPPIMDRLPVTRPLMTGIKVIDALIPIGRGQRELILGDRQTGKTAIAVDTIINQRDKNVLCVYCAIGQRASSVAGVVAELRNSGAMAYTVVVVAEGDAPPGLQYIAPYAATSMAEHFMEHGRDVLIVYDDLTRHARAYREISLLLRRPPGREAFPGDIFYVHSRLLERATHLGEPRGGGSLTALPIIETEAQNLSAYIPTNLISITDGQIYLSPELFQKGLLPPVDVGKSVSRVGGKTQLAAYRAVAGDLRLTYAQFEELEAFARFGTRLDEETRQVLHRGRRIRAILKQPQYRPRTAPQQVMVLHALNRGVFDAVAEARLAEAESAVCDIVTELPEIGKRILSNEALSAEDLNAMHDAAQKAARPFAITGEDRDAGAAAAAT, from the coding sequence ATGAAAAGTTCGCCGTCTTTGACCGCACTGCTGGGCAGCACCTTCGATGCTCTGGATCGGGCCCTTGAGGAGTTTTCTCCCGAGCTGGTGCTGCAGCATGTCGGCTGGGTAGAGTATGTCGGCAAGGGGATCGCCCTGGTTGGCGGGCTGACGGGCGTGCAGTGCGAGGAGCTGCTGGCGTTTCCCGGAAACCTGGTGGGGCTGGCGCTGGATGTCCAGGAACAGCGGGTCGGCGTGGTGCTGCTGGGCGATTACGGTCATCTGCAGGCCGGGGACGAGGTGCGCCGCACCGGCAGGGTTTTTGACGTGCCGGTGGGGGAAGGTCTGATAGGACGGATAGTGGACCCGGTCGGGCGCAGTCTCGACGGTGTTAAGACGGTGGCTTTCCAGCGTCGTCTTGCGGTGGAACGTCCGGCTCCGCCGATCATGGACCGGTTGCCGGTGACCCGGCCCCTGATGACCGGCATCAAGGTAATCGATGCCCTGATTCCCATCGGGCGCGGTCAGCGCGAGTTGATCCTGGGCGACCGGCAGACCGGCAAAACCGCCATTGCCGTCGATACCATCATTAATCAGCGGGACAAGAACGTTCTGTGTGTTTATTGTGCCATCGGCCAGCGCGCTTCCAGCGTTGCCGGGGTTGTGGCCGAGTTGCGTAACAGCGGGGCCATGGCCTATACCGTTGTGGTGGTGGCCGAAGGGGATGCGCCGCCGGGTTTGCAGTATATCGCGCCCTATGCCGCCACCAGCATGGCCGAGCATTTCATGGAGCACGGCCGCGACGTGTTGATTGTCTATGATGATCTGACCCGTCATGCCCGGGCCTATCGCGAAATTTCGCTGTTGTTGCGGCGGCCGCCGGGGCGCGAGGCGTTTCCCGGCGATATCTTCTATGTTCATTCGCGGCTGCTGGAACGCGCCACCCATCTCGGTGAGCCGCGCGGCGGTGGAAGCCTGACCGCTCTGCCGATCATCGAAACCGAAGCACAGAATCTTTCGGCCTACATTCCGACCAACCTGATCTCCATCACCGATGGACAGATCTATCTGTCGCCCGAGCTGTTCCAGAAAGGGTTGCTGCCGCCGGTGGATGTCGGCAAATCGGTTTCCCGCGTTGGCGGCAAGACCCAGTTGGCCGCTTACCGGGCGGTTGCGGGTGATTTGCGCCTGACCTATGCGCAGTTCGAGGAACTGGAAGCCTTTGCCCGTTTCGGCACACGGCTCGATGAAGAGACCCGGCAGGTGCTGCATCGTGGCCGCCGCATACGCGCCATTCTCAAACAGCCGCAATACCGGCCCCGAACCGCGCCGCAGCAGGTCATGGTGCTGCATGCACTGAACCGCGGTGTATTCGATGCCGTGGCGGAGGCGCGCCTGGCCGAGGCGGAATCGGCGGTCTGCGATATAGTGACGGAACTGCCGGAAATCGGAAAACGCATCTTGAGTAACGAGGCGCTTTCGGCAGAGGACCTGAATGCCATGCACGACGCCGCGCAAAAGGCGGCGCGGCCTTTCGCCATAACCGGGGAGGATCGGGATGCCGGCGCTGCAGCAGCTGCAACGTAA
- a CDS encoding ferritin family protein, which translates to MPEFANPFAGNAREKKLTKQELIRAIRYMIAAEYEAVQLYMQLAESTDDKLAIEVLKDIADEERVHAGEFLRLLKHLAPEEEELYEEGFEEVEEIMEKMGIK; encoded by the coding sequence ATGCCTGAATTCGCCAACCCGTTCGCCGGAAACGCCCGTGAAAAAAAATTGACCAAGCAGGAACTGATCCGCGCCATCCGCTACATGATCGCCGCCGAGTACGAGGCCGTGCAGCTTTACATGCAGCTGGCCGAATCCACAGACGACAAACTGGCCATCGAGGTACTCAAGGACATCGCGGATGAAGAGCGGGTGCACGCCGGCGAGTTCTTGCGCCTGCTGAAACACCTGGCGCCCGAAGAGGAAGAGCTTTACGAAGAAGGTTTCGAAGAGGTCGAGGAAATCATGGAAAAGATGGGTATCAAGTAG